In Candidatus Accumulibacter cognatus, the genomic window GATGGCCAGCAGGTCTTCGCCGTAGCGGTCGGCCTTGGCAAGGCCGATCCCCGGTACGGCGAGCAGCGCCTGCGCAGAATCGGGCAGCAGCTCAGCGATCTCGTAGAGCGTGCGATCATGCAGGATCACGTAGGCAGGAACTCCCTGTTCGCGTGCTCTCTCGCTGCGCCAGGTCCGCAGCCTGGCTAGCAGCGGTGAATCGTTGGCTCGCTGCGGCGGGCTGTCTGGCAAGTTTTTGCTCCGGGCTGGCTTGCCCTTTGGCCGATCCGAACGCTGTCGCAGCTTGAGGCTGATTTCTCCCTTGAGAATCGGCCGTGCGCTGTCCGTCAGCTTTAGCGCCCCGTAGGCCGTGGCGTCGGCTGCGAGCACTCCACCTGCGAGCAACTGCCGAAATACCGAGCGCCAGCCCATGTCGTCCATCTCCACTCCGACGCCGAAAGTCGGCAGGCGGTCGTGACCGAACTGCCTGACTTTGTCGGTAGGCTTGCCACGCAGGATGTCGATCAGATGCCCGGCACCAAAACGCTGGCCGGTTCGCAAGGCTGCAGACAGCGCCTTCTGCGCCGCTACCGTACCGTCCCAGAGCAGTGGCGGGTCAAGGCAGACATCGCAGTTGCCGCAGGGCGCTGCGGCCTCGCCAAAATAGTTGAGCAGGAGGACGCGACGGCACTGCGCCGATTCGCAATAGGCGAGCATGCTCTCGAGCTTCTGCCTTTCGACGTGCTTCTGCTCGAGCGGTGCGGACGACTCCTCGATCATTTGCCGGTGGATGACTACATCATTCAATCCGTAGGTCATCCACGCTTGCGAAGGATCACCATCGCGCCCGGCCCGCCCGGTTTCCTGGTAATACGCTTCGAGGCTCTTGGGCAGGTCGAGATGAGCGACGAAGCGCACGTCGGGTTTGTCGATTCCCATCCCGAATGCGACGGTGGCCACCATCACCAGCCCATCCTCGCGCAGAAAGCGCTGCTGGTGACGTTGCCGGGCGTCGGCGGTCAGTCCGGCATGGTACGGCAGGGCAGCCACTCCCTGCGCATTCAGCCAGACGGCGGTTTCATCCACCTTGCGGCGCGAAAGACAATAGACGATGCCGGCCGCACCATGATGCGCAACGAGAAAGCTCAGCAATTGTTTGCGCGGGTTGTCACGCTCGACGATCGTGTAACGGATGTTTGGCCGATCGAAACTTGCGACGAACAAGCTCGCTTCCTCGAGATTCAGGCGGGTAACGATTTCCTGCCGGGTTAGCTGGTCTGCAGTCGCCGTCAAGGCAATGCGTGGTACCCCAGGGAAGCGCTGGTGCAGCTTTGAGAGCTGAATGTACTCCGGGCGAAAATCGTGTCCCCATTGTGAAACACAATGGGCCTCGTCAATCGCAAAGAGTGCGAGCTGCTGGCGCGCGACGAGTTGTTCGAGCAGGCCGATGAAACGGTCGCTGAGCAGCCGTTCAGGTGCCACATAGATCAGATCCAGCTCGTCGTTCAGCAAACGGCGCTCGGTGTCGACCGCCGATCGAAAATCCATCGACGAATTCAGGAAAGCTGCGCGCACACCCGCCAGCCGCAAGGCATCAACCTGGTCTTGCATCAGCGCGATCAGTGGCGAGACGACCACGCCAACGCCCTGGCGCAGCAGTGCCGGGATCTGATAGCAGAGCGACTTGCCGCCGCCGGTCGGCATCAGCACTAGCGCGTCACCGCCAGCGACGAGCTGGTCGACGATTTCCTCCTGCTGACCACGAAACGACGGATAGCCGAAAACCCGGCGCAGGATGTCGACCGCTGGCTTGCTCATGGCCTGGGTGCGCCGTGGGGATGACAGAAGGGTATCAGATCCAGTGCTCCCGGTACAGTTCCCGGCCATCCCAGCAAAGAAACTCGCCTTGTGTCTCCTGCCAGTCTGCCAGTACCCAGCGCTCGACATGTATCCCGTCGACTAGGTGGGCATGCGTCGCCGGACGATGTGTATGACCGTGGATCAGCGTGGCATAGCCATGTGCGCGCAGGAAATCGTCCGTCGCACCGGCATTGACGTCCATCAGGTTGTCCGCCTTGTCGCGTTTGGCAGATTCGCTTTTTTGGCGGGCCGCGATGGCCATCGCCTTGCGTTCCGGCAGGGATTTGCCCAGAAAGATGGTCTGCCAGTCGGGCCGGCGCACCAGCGCACGAAATGCCTGGTAGTCGTGATCGTCGGTACACAAGGCATCGCCATGCGACAGGACGAACTGCCATGCCGGCAGGGACAGGATATAAGGATCCGGCAGCAGCCGAGCGCCGCTGCGGGCAGCGAAGTGGTCTCCGAGCAGAAAATCGCGGTTCCCATGCATCACTGACACGCGCACCCCGTCCACCGCCAGCTCGTGCAGGGCATCGACGATGTGGACGGCAAACGAATCTTCCGGATCTTCCAGGCAGTCGTCACCCGGCCAGGTTTCAAACAGATCGCCGAGAATGAACAATTGCTCGGCGGCACGCGCACGGCCACCGAGAAAATCCAGAAAGATGCGGGTGACGCCTGGCGCCTGCGGTGTCAGATGCAGATCGGAAATGAACAGGATCACTGCGTGAATGAATCGTGGACTGGAATGAGCATCAGCAGACCTCAGCACGTTCGATCAGTACATCTTCTACGGGCACATCGCCATGCCCATTGGAAAAGCCCGTTTTGACCGCCTTGATCCGATCGACCACCTCGCGACCCTCAACCACCTTGCCGAATACGCAGTATCCCCAACCCTGGGCATTGGGCGCACGGTAATTGAGAAAATCGTTGTTCACCAGATTGATGAAGAACTGTGCGGTGGCCGAGTGCGGCTCAGAGGTACGCGCCATGGCAACCGTGTAGGCATCATTCTTGAGCCCGTTGCTCGCTTCATTTTGGATCGGATCCTTGCAGGCCTTCTGTTTCATGCCCGGCGCGAAGCCACCGCCCTGAACCATGAAGCCGGGAATCACTCGATGGAAAACCGTATTGTCATAGTGGCCAGCCTCGACGTAGTCGAGGAAGTTTCTGGCTGACAAAGGCGCTTTTTCGGCGTCCACTTCGATGGCAATAACGCCAAAATTGGTATGCAGCTTGATCATGGCTTTCCTTTCTCGGGAATGATCTTGACCGACTGGATAATGACCGGTTCAAGGGGAACGTCCTGGTGCATCGAGCGGTTTCCGGTCGCCACCTTGGCGATCTTGTCCACCACATCCATGCCTTCTGTGACCTTGCCAAAAACCGTATAGCCCCAGCCATCGCTCGCAGGATAGTTGAGTGCGGCATTGTCGCGGAGATTGATGAAGAACTGAGAACTCGCCGAATGCGGCTCTGAGGTACGGGCCATGGCGATCGTTCCCCGATCGTTTTTCAGGCCATTCTTCCCCTCGTTTTCCACCTTTCGGACCGCCGGCTTCTGTTGCAGATCAACGGTAAAACCACCACCCTGAATCATGAAGCCGGGAATGACGCGGTGGAAAACCGTGCCGTTGTAGAACCCCTCGTTGACGTACTGGACAAAGTTCTGGACGGTTTTTGGTGCCTTTTCGGAATTGAGTTCAATCACGATCCGGCCCATGCTGGTCTGCATGTCGACGCTGGGTGCAGCCAAGGCCGCTACCGACAGTAGGCCAACGGCAATCAGGGCAAGTTTCCTGTACATCAGAGAATTCCTCCAGGTAAATAATGATCATCAGCCGATCCGTTCCTGCTGAATCAACCACCTGCCCCTGGATTTGACCAGGATGATGGTCTTGGTGACGGAGGATTTCAGGTAGGGCGAACTGTAATGCTGTCGGAGCCTCACCGTTGCCTTGTCGTCGGCAAACGAGACCTTGATGTCCTCGATTTCCACCTGTAGCCTGCCAAGTTTGTTCATCGGTCGAGTGCGCTCATTTTCCCATGCCTTGCGGGGCATTCCACCGGGCGTACGAAAATCCGCTGCATAGTACGCGAGATAGGCCTTGGCATCCTTCCGTGACCAGGCGCCAACCCAGCCTTGCAGGGCTTTCGTCACGGCCCTCTCGTCACTCGAAATCACCGTTGCCTGCTGCACCGATTTGTCAGCATCCGTCGCGGCAGCGAGCGGGGTGATACCCTTGCCCGTTGGTATCGTGGCAGCAGAGGTGCCAGCGGCAGGGATTGATGCTTCCGCAATCGGCATGACAGCCGGTTCGTTGCTGGTTTTTCGGCTACTACCGGTCTCGCCAGCTGGCAGCATCGCCACCCTTGAGCTGCTTGTGGAGGACTTGTTGAGTTCCCGAAGCCTGGCACG contains:
- the recQ gene encoding DNA helicase RecQ, which translates into the protein MSKPAVDILRRVFGYPSFRGQQEEIVDQLVAGGDALVLMPTGGGKSLCYQIPALLRQGVGVVVSPLIALMQDQVDALRLAGVRAAFLNSSMDFRSAVDTERRLLNDELDLIYVAPERLLSDRFIGLLEQLVARQQLALFAIDEAHCVSQWGHDFRPEYIQLSKLHQRFPGVPRIALTATADQLTRQEIVTRLNLEEASLFVASFDRPNIRYTIVERDNPRKQLLSFLVAHHGAAGIVYCLSRRKVDETAVWLNAQGVAALPYHAGLTADARQRHQQRFLREDGLVMVATVAFGMGIDKPDVRFVAHLDLPKSLEAYYQETGRAGRDGDPSQAWMTYGLNDVVIHRQMIEESSAPLEQKHVERQKLESMLAYCESAQCRRVLLLNYFGEAAAPCGNCDVCLDPPLLWDGTVAAQKALSAALRTGQRFGAGHLIDILRGKPTDKVRQFGHDRLPTFGVGVEMDDMGWRSVFRQLLAGGVLAADATAYGALKLTDSARPILKGEISLKLRQRSDRPKGKPARSKNLPDSPPQRANDSPLLARLRTWRSERAREQGVPAYVILHDRTLYEIAELLPDSAQALLAVPGIGLAKADRYGEDLLAIVAAAD
- a CDS encoding UDP-2,3-diacylglucosamine diphosphatase, with translation MILFISDLHLTPQAPGVTRIFLDFLGGRARAAEQLFILGDLFETWPGDDCLEDPEDSFAVHIVDALHELAVDGVRVSVMHGNRDFLLGDHFAARSGARLLPDPYILSLPAWQFVLSHGDALCTDDHDYQAFRALVRRPDWQTIFLGKSLPERKAMAIAARQKSESAKRDKADNLMDVNAGATDDFLRAHGYATLIHGHTHRPATHAHLVDGIHVERWVLADWQETQGEFLCWDGRELYREHWI
- a CDS encoding peptidylprolyl isomerase; the protein is MIKLHTNFGVIAIEVDAEKAPLSARNFLDYVEAGHYDNTVFHRVIPGFMVQGGGFAPGMKQKACKDPIQNEASNGLKNDAYTVAMARTSEPHSATAQFFINLVNNDFLNYRAPNAQGWGYCVFGKVVEGREVVDRIKAVKTGFSNGHGDVPVEDVLIERAEVC
- a CDS encoding peptidyl-prolyl cis-trans isomerase — its product is MYRKLALIAVGLLSVAALAAPSVDMQTSMGRIVIELNSEKAPKTVQNFVQYVNEGFYNGTVFHRVIPGFMIQGGGFTVDLQQKPAVRKVENEGKNGLKNDRGTIAMARTSEPHSASSQFFINLRDNAALNYPASDGWGYTVFGKVTEGMDVVDKIAKVATGNRSMHQDVPLEPVIIQSVKIIPEKGKP
- a CDS encoding tetratricopeptide repeat protein, encoding MPMPASFPALIVGLLLGCSSFFATSDTLSDAQRLMRQGQTAHALEKVDAYLANKPSDAQGRFLKGLALTEMGKQQEAIAVFSKLTEDYPELPETYNNLAVLYAQQKQYEKARTALEMAIRIHPGYATAYDNLGDVYAMLSGQAYDKALQLDPSRQVTQSKRARLRELNKSSTSSSRVAMLPAGETGSSRKTSNEPAVMPIAEASIPAAGTSAATIPTGKGITPLAAATDADKSVQQATVISSDERAVTKALQGWVGAWSRKDAKAYLAYYAADFRTPGGMPRKAWENERTRPMNKLGRLQVEIEDIKVSFADDKATVRLRQHYSSPYLKSSVTKTIILVKSRGRWLIQQERIG